The following are from one region of the Paenibacillus bovis genome:
- the thiD gene encoding bifunctional hydroxymethylpyrimidine kinase/phosphomethylpyrimidine kinase, translated as MSIHQALTIAGSDSGGGAGIQADLKTFQELGVYGMSVITAVTAQNTAGVQGVYPVEMAGVIRQLDSIGEDLAPDAVKTGMLFSADIIREVAQAVRRYGWRQLVIDPVMVAKGGSVLLQQQAVQALIDELLPLAAIITPNVPEAELLTGMTIRTLAERKQAARQLVAMGARCAVVKGGHDLSTNQAVDVMYDGERFHYTESPRIDTPHTHGTGCTYSAAITAELARGSDMLSAVRTAKAFVQAAIADGLGIGSVHGPTNHFAYRRKGAVL; from the coding sequence ATGAGTATTCATCAGGCATTAACGATTGCAGGCTCGGATAGTGGTGGCGGCGCGGGTATACAGGCTGACCTGAAAACCTTTCAGGAATTGGGTGTCTACGGCATGTCCGTGATTACGGCTGTCACGGCGCAGAATACGGCGGGCGTACAGGGTGTCTATCCTGTCGAGATGGCAGGTGTGATCCGGCAGCTCGATTCGATCGGGGAAGATCTGGCACCGGATGCAGTCAAAACCGGTATGCTGTTCAGCGCAGATATTATCCGTGAAGTTGCGCAGGCTGTACGCCGATATGGCTGGCGGCAGCTCGTGATCGATCCGGTCATGGTAGCCAAAGGAGGATCGGTACTGCTTCAGCAGCAGGCCGTACAGGCTTTGATCGATGAGCTCCTGCCGCTGGCAGCGATCATTACCCCCAATGTTCCGGAAGCGGAACTGTTGACCGGCATGACTATTCGTACGCTGGCAGAGCGCAAGCAGGCTGCCAGACAGTTGGTAGCGATGGGAGCACGATGCGCGGTCGTCAAAGGTGGACATGATCTGTCCACTAATCAGGCAGTAGATGTAATGTATGATGGGGAACGGTTCCATTATACAGAGAGCCCCCGTATCGACACACCGCATACCCATGGGACAGGGTGTACCTACTCGGCAGCGATTACGGCTGAACTGGCGCGAGGCAGTGACATGCTGTCTGCGGTACGCACTGCCAAAGCATTTGTGCAGGCTGCAATAGCAGACGGACTGGGTATCGGATCGGTACATGGTCCGACCAATCATTTTGCTTATCGGCGCAAAGGAGCGGTATTATGA
- the thiE gene encoding thiamine phosphate synthase translates to MGSINCARPPEQVLIDAIAGGTTFFQYREKGTGALTGSAAVELARQLQSICRAQGVPFIVNDDLELALQLDADGVHIGQEDAPAALIRQQLGPDKIVGVSAHSLAEAKQAIADGADYLGIGPVYPTRSKADAEPVRGTAIIEQIRAAGITLPLVGIGGIDARNAAPVLQAGADGVAVISAIAGALDSRLAAAELAALFAGDNISE, encoded by the coding sequence ATGGGCAGCATCAACTGTGCCCGTCCGCCGGAACAGGTGCTGATAGATGCTATCGCGGGAGGCACCACTTTTTTTCAGTATCGTGAAAAAGGAACAGGCGCGCTGACCGGCAGCGCTGCAGTAGAGCTGGCCCGGCAGCTGCAAAGTATATGCAGAGCGCAGGGAGTGCCCTTTATTGTCAATGACGATCTGGAGCTGGCTTTGCAATTGGATGCGGATGGAGTGCATATCGGTCAGGAGGATGCACCTGCTGCGCTAATTCGGCAGCAGCTAGGACCGGACAAGATTGTTGGCGTATCTGCCCATTCCCTGGCAGAAGCCAAGCAGGCTATAGCGGATGGAGCCGATTATCTGGGTATCGGACCTGTCTATCCGACCCGTTCCAAAGCAGATGCCGAGCCGGTACGCGGTACGGCGATCATTGAGCAGATTCGTGCAGCAGGCATAACCCTGCCGCTTGTCGGTATCGGAGGAATTGATGCTCGCAATGCAGCGCCTGTTCTGCAGGCTGGAGCGGATGGAGTAGCTGTTATTTCGGCTATTGCCGGAGCATTAGACAGCAGACTGGCTGCCGCTGAGCTGGCCGCTTTATTTGCCGGCGACAATATTTCCGAATAG
- a CDS encoding helix-turn-helix domain-containing protein produces MLKERIDYLCHKKNMSRKELTDGLVTQAHFSNILAGRYPLPDDLAEAMAERLGVLPGYLLHADDQDDHVLQRAEQIVEQLSVQASALEEQQVNDLPDRHDTLTVELTTALMKATYYQQLNDQDAYAYLHQSYLNFYLERYGRPDEALLPLPLMKAMLFYKIQSARSRQQYHDVLAQTERWLNLLPEQGETWLTGQQIRMEAFVHTRQFEPAKQTFEKITSYIYEQRLFHRLSGMYVLYSGYCHVMQQPQEALIALSMAEAHLVYAQHQGDTLTAIMNNRILMLTMTGELSQAAQEVERFGSIVDLQPPEMRQQMEPVLLVYRCEIELARQDWAALVQRLEQLRTLTLTEDQQMAVRFYSSQLALAHGQADQFMEEATACLPYFEQIRQQDRLNILYESLAVVSEEQRRYKDAASYYRKLVYLLRHA; encoded by the coding sequence TTGCTAAAAGAACGGATCGATTATCTTTGCCACAAAAAGAATATGTCGCGCAAGGAACTGACGGATGGACTGGTGACCCAGGCGCATTTTTCCAATATTCTGGCTGGGCGTTATCCGCTGCCGGATGACCTGGCGGAAGCAATGGCTGAGCGGCTGGGCGTATTGCCAGGCTATTTGCTGCATGCCGACGATCAGGATGACCATGTATTACAGCGAGCAGAGCAGATTGTCGAGCAGCTATCGGTGCAGGCCTCAGCGCTTGAGGAGCAGCAGGTGAATGATCTGCCGGATCGGCATGATACGCTGACAGTAGAACTGACTACCGCCCTGATGAAAGCTACTTATTACCAGCAGCTGAATGATCAGGATGCCTATGCCTATTTGCATCAATCCTATCTGAACTTTTATCTGGAACGGTATGGTCGGCCGGATGAAGCCCTGCTGCCTTTGCCGCTGATGAAAGCAATGCTATTCTACAAAATCCAGTCTGCCCGCTCCCGGCAGCAGTATCACGATGTATTGGCGCAGACGGAGCGATGGCTGAATCTGCTGCCGGAGCAGGGAGAGACGTGGCTGACTGGCCAGCAGATTCGTATGGAAGCTTTTGTACATACCCGTCAGTTTGAACCGGCCAAGCAGACTTTTGAAAAAATAACTTCGTACATCTACGAGCAGCGGCTATTCCATCGCCTGTCCGGAATGTATGTACTGTACAGCGGATACTGCCATGTCATGCAGCAGCCTCAGGAAGCACTGATTGCCCTGTCGATGGCAGAAGCGCATCTGGTCTACGCCCAGCATCAGGGCGATACGCTGACTGCTATTATGAATAATCGTATTCTGATGCTTACGATGACCGGCGAGCTATCGCAGGCCGCGCAGGAAGTGGAGCGCTTTGGCAGTATAGTCGATCTGCAGCCGCCCGAGATGCGGCAGCAGATGGAGCCGGTGCTGCTCGTATACCGGTGCGAGATTGAGCTGGCTCGGCAGGATTGGGCTGCGCTGGTGCAGCGATTGGAGCAGCTGCGCACTCTGACGCTGACCGAGGATCAGCAGATGGCTGTACGTTTTTATAGCAGTCAGCTGGCACTGGCTCATGGACAGGCAGATCAATTTATGGAAGAAGCGACAGCCTGTCTGCCGTATTTTGAGCAGATCCGTCAGCAGGATCGATTAAATATTCTGTATGAAAGTTTGGCAGTCGTGTCGGAAGAGCAGCGTCGCTACAAGGATGCAGCCTCGTACTACCGCAAACTGGTCTATCTGCTTCGCCATGCCTGA
- a CDS encoding DoxX family protein has protein sequence MMNRWLRESKVAMWLLTIVRVYIGFKWIEGGWGKLTGGFDATGFLTGAIASTGGEHPSVQAGWGAFLQHFALPNVGLFNVIVPIGEFLVGLGLILGTFTTIAALMGMVMNFAFLFSGTVSTNPYLLLAEIFIVVAGANAGKIGLDYWVLPYLRATLFKRNNHHRGGSPTAPTHKAA, from the coding sequence ATTATGAACAGATGGCTTAGAGAAAGCAAAGTGGCAATGTGGTTGTTAACCATCGTACGCGTGTATATCGGATTCAAATGGATCGAAGGCGGCTGGGGCAAATTGACCGGCGGATTCGACGCTACCGGCTTCCTGACCGGTGCTATCGCAAGCACCGGCGGCGAACATCCAAGCGTCCAGGCAGGCTGGGGAGCATTTCTGCAGCATTTTGCACTGCCGAATGTGGGACTGTTCAATGTTATTGTACCAATCGGTGAATTCCTCGTCGGTCTGGGATTGATCCTCGGTACGTTCACTACTATCGCTGCCCTGATGGGCATGGTAATGAACTTTGCCTTCCTGTTCTCGGGTACGGTAAGCACCAACCCATACCTGCTGCTGGCAGAGATCTTTATCGTCGTCGCTGGCGCGAATGCCGGTAAAATCGGACTGGACTACTGGGTACTGCCTTACCTGAGAGCTACTCTGTTCAAAAGAAATAATCATCACCGTGGTGGCAGCCCGACTGCCCCTACACACAAAGCAGCCTGA
- a CDS encoding DUF3048 domain-containing protein — MKISWSPLFKGLMPVMLGISLTACQSEEVAAPPPTAVPAPEKAEPAPEPAVQTPVYTAPLTGLAVEQPDLARPVAVMINNAPAARPQSGLAEADMIYEVLAEGGITRLVAIYQSYHGDATIGPVRSIRPYLITLGETVNGLLVHAGGSTDAYAILQNGNKEHLDEITNASAPFWRDSSRKAPHNLYTNEQKLRKTAADKGYTEQVTLPVYPFLPVEDKAQSAKAESSTNVDSSSVSDESVTAAAVSSAESGSSPEASSPAVADAKQVDSIQLKYLLDSYTVGYTYDAASGLYTRSMNNKPHIDLNTKQPLTAANVIVLGADYKVLDDVGRLSLNLDAGGEALLFQQGRMIRGEWSRTEGDVIRFRSGGQETPLVPGVTYYNIVPNHPSFDSHLTINGEKLEENG, encoded by the coding sequence ATGAAAATTTCCTGGTCGCCGTTGTTCAAAGGATTGATGCCGGTTATGCTCGGCATCAGCCTCACCGCCTGTCAGTCTGAAGAAGTCGCTGCTCCGCCGCCAACCGCTGTACCCGCCCCGGAAAAAGCAGAGCCTGCGCCGGAACCGGCAGTGCAGACACCTGTCTATACCGCGCCGCTCACCGGTCTTGCGGTAGAACAGCCAGATCTCGCGCGTCCGGTAGCCGTTATGATCAATAATGCGCCGGCTGCGCGTCCGCAGTCCGGTCTGGCCGAAGCGGATATGATCTACGAGGTGCTGGCCGAGGGAGGCATTACCCGTCTGGTCGCTATTTACCAGAGCTATCACGGGGATGCTACAATCGGTCCGGTACGCAGTATTCGCCCCTACCTGATCACGTTGGGAGAGACGGTTAACGGACTGCTCGTACATGCAGGCGGCAGTACGGATGCCTATGCGATTTTGCAAAATGGAAACAAGGAACATCTCGACGAAATTACCAATGCCAGCGCTCCATTCTGGCGCGATTCCAGCCGCAAGGCACCGCATAATCTGTACACCAATGAGCAAAAGCTGCGCAAAACAGCAGCGGACAAAGGATACACCGAGCAGGTTACCCTGCCTGTTTATCCCTTTCTGCCGGTTGAAGACAAAGCCCAATCGGCGAAGGCAGAGAGCAGTACCAACGTCGACTCGTCATCGGTATCCGATGAGTCCGTCACCGCTGCAGCTGTATCCAGCGCGGAATCGGGTAGTTCGCCTGAGGCATCTTCCCCAGCTGTAGCGGATGCAAAGCAGGTAGATTCTATACAGCTCAAATACCTGCTCGACAGCTATACGGTCGGTTACACCTATGATGCAGCCAGTGGTCTGTATACCCGCAGTATGAATAACAAGCCGCATATCGACCTGAACACCAAGCAGCCGCTCACCGCTGCCAATGTGATCGTACTGGGCGCTGATTACAAAGTGCTGGATGACGTTGGCCGTCTCAGCCTGAATCTGGATGCCGGCGGCGAAGCGCTGCTATTTCAGCAGGGACGAATGATTCGCGGCGAGTGGAGTCGTACCGAAGGCGATGTGATCCGTTTTCGCAGCGGCGGTCAGGAAACGCCGCTTGTTCCCGGTGTAACCTACTACAATATTGTGCCGAATCATCCTTCCTTTGACAGTCACCTCACAATTAATGGTGAAAAATTGGAGGAAAATGGATAA
- a CDS encoding DUF47 domain-containing protein has translation MRIKKKDIFFETLENMADSLVQAADYFAEQVASLKDIPQFTKTMKDYENQCDTYTHTIITELNKTFITPLERDDIMQLTTKMDDVLDGLEACASRFDMYHLNEPDKYINAFAEILRECAYEIQKAIQLLSQKKLLPIREHSIRLNDLENQGDDIMRKCIKELFATVTDPIELIKRKEIYERLENTTDSCEDVANMLESIIMSNS, from the coding sequence ATGCGTATTAAAAAGAAGGATATCTTTTTTGAGACGCTGGAGAATATGGCGGATAGCCTGGTACAGGCTGCGGACTACTTCGCAGAACAGGTCGCAAGCCTTAAAGACATTCCACAGTTTACCAAAACGATGAAGGATTATGAAAACCAGTGCGATACGTATACCCATACGATTATCACCGAGTTGAATAAAACATTCATCACGCCGCTGGAGCGCGACGATATCATGCAACTCACCACCAAAATGGACGATGTACTGGATGGTCTGGAGGCTTGTGCTTCCCGCTTTGACATGTATCATCTGAACGAGCCGGACAAGTATATCAATGCCTTTGCAGAGATTCTGCGTGAGTGTGCCTATGAGATTCAAAAAGCGATCCAACTGCTTTCCCAGAAAAAACTGCTGCCGATCCGCGAGCACTCGATCCGCCTAAATGATCTGGAAAACCAGGGCGATGATATCATGCGCAAATGTATCAAGGAACTGTTTGCTACCGTTACGGACCCTATCGAATTAATCAAACGCAAAGAAATCTATGAACGTCTGGAGAATACCACGGATTCTTGCGAAGACGTAGCCAATATGCTGGAATCGATCATTATGAGCAATTCCTGA
- a CDS encoding inorganic phosphate transporter, which yields MVETSLLVLCIVVFLALAFDFINGFHDTANAIATSVSTRALPPRTAILMAAVMNFLGAITFTGVAKTIGGSVADPATLENGIPIVIATLIAAIIWNLATWWFGIPSSSSHALIGALAGAVFVGAGSSSVNWSGFIKIVEGLLLSPLIAFVIGFIVMYILKWIFAKRSPHSVNKGFRTMQILTAALQSFSHGTNDAQKAMGIITFALVAANVQDHLEVPLWVKISAATAMALGTSVGGWKIIKTMGTKIFKIEPINGFAADATSATVIFTATLTHLPVSTTHAVTSAILGVGAAKRFREVKWGLAGRIVIAWIVTIPIAATLAGIIYKVMFDLF from the coding sequence ATGGTAGAAACCTCATTACTCGTGCTATGTATTGTCGTATTCCTGGCACTGGCGTTTGATTTTATCAACGGCTTCCATGATACGGCCAATGCGATTGCCACATCGGTGTCCACCCGGGCGCTGCCGCCGCGTACTGCCATTTTGATGGCTGCCGTGATGAACTTTCTCGGTGCGATTACCTTTACCGGCGTTGCCAAGACGATTGGCGGTAGTGTAGCCGATCCTGCCACACTGGAGAACGGGATACCGATCGTTATTGCGACACTGATCGCAGCAATTATCTGGAATCTCGCGACTTGGTGGTTCGGGATTCCATCTTCATCCTCCCATGCGCTGATCGGTGCACTGGCAGGAGCTGTTTTTGTCGGAGCAGGTTCGAGTTCGGTGAACTGGAGCGGATTTATCAAGATCGTTGAAGGTCTGTTGCTGTCTCCGCTGATCGCTTTTGTTATTGGTTTTATCGTGATGTATATTCTGAAATGGATCTTCGCCAAGCGCAGCCCGCACTCGGTGAACAAAGGCTTCCGGACGATGCAGATTCTGACGGCAGCCCTGCAATCCTTTTCCCATGGTACGAATGATGCGCAAAAGGCAATGGGGATTATCACTTTTGCCCTCGTAGCGGCCAATGTCCAGGATCATCTGGAAGTTCCGCTCTGGGTCAAAATCTCTGCCGCTACTGCGATGGCACTCGGTACTTCTGTCGGTGGATGGAAAATCATCAAAACGATGGGGACCAAGATTTTCAAAATCGAGCCGATTAACGGTTTTGCCGCTGATGCGACATCCGCAACCGTTATCTTCACGGCTACACTGACTCATTTGCCGGTAAGTACGACACATGCCGTCACTTCCGCAATTCTCGGTGTAGGTGCTGCCAAGCGCTTCCGCGAAGTAAAATGGGGACTCGCTGGCCGGATCGTGATTGCCTGGATCGTGACGATTCCGATTGCAGCAACACTGGCTGGTATCATTTACAAAGTCATGTTCGATCTGTTCTAA
- the corA gene encoding magnesium/cobalt transporter CorA, giving the protein MIRIMGFTHDHMIVEDVPLEKLKSGDYIWCWVDFDRPTEKESELLSTFFEFHPLAVEDCMHLLQRPKMDYYGDVEFMVLHAIKRDTLNVEEVDLFISERLLVSFHHQKQPEIDSAWEKVLAYRTGKRPKWMRGPVAAAYIIIDKIVDEYFPCVFDIEDELNDLENLGPDEAVDELLAQVFALRSRLLKLRRTVVPMRDLMYRVVNSQHIQKVDEHHSYFGDIYDHLLKLSDMIEADREMTSDLRDSYISLNSNRMNNIMKTLTVITTIFMPLTLIAGIYGMNFEFMPELHWKYGYFGVLVLMFVLGGCMMLLFQRRGWFK; this is encoded by the coding sequence GTGATACGTATAATGGGATTTACACATGATCACATGATTGTGGAAGATGTACCGCTGGAGAAGCTGAAATCCGGTGATTATATATGGTGCTGGGTCGATTTTGATCGTCCTACCGAAAAGGAATCCGAGCTGCTGTCCACCTTTTTCGAATTTCATCCACTGGCTGTGGAAGATTGCATGCATCTGCTGCAGCGCCCCAAAATGGATTATTACGGCGATGTGGAATTTATGGTACTGCATGCGATCAAGCGCGATACGCTCAATGTGGAAGAGGTTGATCTGTTTATCAGTGAGCGTTTGCTGGTATCTTTCCATCATCAGAAGCAGCCCGAGATTGATTCTGCCTGGGAAAAGGTACTCGCTTACCGTACGGGCAAACGGCCCAAATGGATGCGCGGACCGGTAGCGGCGGCATATATCATTATCGATAAAATTGTCGATGAATATTTCCCGTGTGTGTTTGATATCGAAGATGAGCTGAATGATCTGGAGAATCTGGGACCTGATGAAGCGGTGGATGAGCTGCTGGCACAGGTATTTGCCCTGCGCTCGCGCCTGCTTAAATTGCGTCGTACCGTCGTGCCGATGCGTGATCTGATGTACCGCGTCGTCAATTCCCAGCATATCCAGAAAGTCGACGAGCACCATTCTTACTTTGGCGATATCTATGATCATCTGCTCAAGCTGTCCGATATGATCGAGGCTGACCGTGAGATGACATCGGATCTGCGGGATAGCTATATCTCGCTTAACTCCAACCGGATGAACAACATCATGAAAACACTGACCGTTATCACGACCATCTTCATGCCGCTGACATTAATCGCGGGCATTTATGGGATGAACTTTGAATTTATGCCGGAGTTGCACTGGAAATATGGCTATTTTGGCGTGCTGGTGCTGATGTTCGTGCTGGGCGGGTGCATGATGCTGCTATTCCAGCGACGAGGCTGGTTTAAGTAG
- a CDS encoding YerC/YecD family TrpR-related protein: protein MQLKKLDDKSVDQLFEAILTLKNLEECYVFFDDLCTVNEIQSLSQRLEVARMLGKGATYNQIEAETGASTATISRVKRCLNYGNDGYKMTLERLGR from the coding sequence GTGCAACTTAAAAAGCTTGATGATAAAAGTGTCGATCAATTATTCGAAGCGATCCTGACGCTCAAAAACCTGGAAGAATGCTATGTATTTTTTGATGACCTGTGCACAGTGAACGAGATTCAGTCGCTGTCCCAGCGTCTGGAAGTTGCTCGTATGCTGGGCAAAGGCGCAACATATAATCAGATCGAAGCGGAGACTGGCGCGAGTACAGCGACCATTTCCCGTGTCAAACGCTGCCTGAACTATGGTAATGACGGCTACAAAATGACGCTGGAGCGTCTGGGGAGATAA
- a CDS encoding sirohydrochlorin chelatase, producing MMKPGVLIISHGSPDPTWMHWIDDAVANTSFPADLPVSSVYLDNVPGRFIQDGIDELEGQGVTDLLVIPLFVSSGSTHMDEIAYALGVKAEPDRETDLEPFTIRANVHFGYPVDDDDDIAHMVWDKVKHLSTVPQEETVLVVGHGSIHDGFRHRWEKGISSLAERVGHISGTAHADYALLNPDSLRSKTEEWTSRGYRVLIAPLFLSSGIFLRSVIPGRIEGLSYEYAGEALLPHPRLSHWMERQVELLMQQLHVAE from the coding sequence ATGATGAAACCGGGTGTATTGATAATCAGTCATGGATCGCCGGACCCGACATGGATGCACTGGATTGACGATGCAGTCGCAAACACTTCCTTTCCTGCCGATCTGCCTGTAAGTTCCGTCTATCTGGACAATGTTCCGGGACGATTCATACAGGACGGGATTGATGAACTGGAGGGACAGGGAGTGACCGATCTGCTCGTCATACCGCTGTTCGTGTCCTCCGGCAGTACACATATGGATGAGATCGCCTACGCACTGGGCGTCAAGGCAGAGCCTGATCGGGAAACAGATCTGGAACCGTTTACCATTAGAGCCAACGTGCACTTTGGTTACCCGGTCGACGACGATGACGATATTGCCCATATGGTATGGGACAAGGTCAAGCATCTGTCGACTGTCCCGCAGGAGGAGACAGTACTGGTCGTCGGTCATGGCAGTATTCATGATGGATTCCGTCACCGCTGGGAAAAGGGCATCTCGTCGCTCGCCGAGCGTGTTGGGCACATCAGCGGCACGGCTCATGCCGATTATGCGCTGCTGAATCCGGACAGTCTGCGGTCCAAGACCGAAGAGTGGACAAGCCGTGGGTATCGTGTGCTGATCGCGCCGCTGTTCCTGAGCTCGGGCATTTTCCTGCGGTCGGTGATTCCGGGGCGTATTGAAGGGTTAAGCTATGAATATGCCGGTGAAGCGCTGCTGCCGCATCCGCGGCTGTCCCACTGGATGGAGCGTCAGGTAGAACTTCTGATGCAGCAGCTTCACGTTGCAGAATAG
- a CDS encoding diacylglycerol kinase, translating to MKRARLIYNPTSGREEMRRRLADILKRLDEGGIEASCHATTGESDATVAAMDAIERGGYDMIIAAGGDGTIYEVINGMAAYDNPPPLGIFPLGTTNDLSRALGISRNWEQYCDLVIRQQSRPIDIGKVNDRYFINIAGGGSFTELTYEVPSKLKTMIGQMAYYMKGIEKMVNLAPTELIIRAEGMETIHDQFMIFLVANTNSVGGFEKLAPDARIDDGLFDVIAVRNCNLAEFIRLVTMALRGEHLDDPKVLYFRTSKLDIEAPRANEVMLNLDGELGGSLPGHFEVLKHKLRIFADNK from the coding sequence ATGAAAAGAGCGAGGTTAATCTATAACCCAACCTCCGGGCGTGAAGAGATGAGACGCCGTCTGGCGGATATTCTCAAGCGTCTGGACGAGGGAGGCATCGAGGCCAGCTGTCATGCAACGACAGGCGAATCCGATGCAACAGTGGCTGCCATGGATGCAATTGAACGCGGCGGTTACGATATGATCATCGCCGCTGGTGGCGATGGAACGATCTACGAAGTGATCAATGGCATGGCTGCCTACGACAACCCGCCGCCGCTGGGCATTTTCCCGCTGGGAACAACCAACGATCTGTCCCGTGCGCTGGGGATCTCGCGCAACTGGGAGCAATACTGTGATCTGGTCATCCGCCAGCAGTCGCGTCCGATCGATATCGGCAAGGTCAACGACCGCTATTTTATCAATATCGCGGGCGGCGGTTCTTTTACCGAGCTGACGTATGAGGTGCCCAGCAAGCTCAAGACGATGATTGGACAGATGGCCTATTACATGAAGGGCATCGAGAAAATGGTCAATCTGGCGCCAACGGAGCTGATTATACGGGCAGAGGGCATGGAGACCATCCATGATCAGTTCATGATCTTCCTCGTGGCCAATACCAATTCGGTCGGTGGCTTTGAAAAGCTGGCACCGGATGCGCGGATCGACGATGGACTGTTCGACGTCATTGCCGTGCGCAACTGTAATCTGGCCGAGTTTATCCGCCTCGTCACGATGGCGCTGCGCGGCGAGCATCTGGACGATCCCAAAGTACTCTATTTCCGGACAAGCAAGCTGGATATCGAAGCCCCACGGGCCAATGAAGTGATGCTTAATCTGGATGGAGAGCTGGGCGGCAGTCTGCCGGGCCATTTTGAAGTACTGAAGCACAAGCTGAGGATTTTCGCGGATAATAAGTAA
- a CDS encoding YwqG family protein translates to MEYSNLLSDEELKSLMERYEVPELENYLREHQRPVVKMVRGEGGNGQTGCSRFGGSPDLPAGMEWPRSQGGEWMTLVAQLNLSQITAEIKDSAHGAIPGSLLPVQGMLYFFVGKDEPAYNIEHRVLYWSGTDTSLLSCYEPDSLTILEEEAEEPFLPYQVHAQARVEFPNYGYSEVYNLDDEEITEETAENYLLLTEEMGWEPEHVIGKMLGYGDGQHGDHEFVAASYLHTGKHTYNQEKDKKRMIQHFGGDEQKVDQEIDEMLMLLEVDSDRDIGFLWWDAGCIHFFIRKEDLLAGNFERTYCSIYSS, encoded by the coding sequence ATGGAATACAGCAATCTGTTATCAGACGAAGAGTTAAAGTCGCTCATGGAACGATATGAAGTCCCTGAATTAGAAAACTATCTGCGAGAACATCAGCGTCCAGTGGTCAAAATGGTACGCGGTGAAGGCGGCAACGGTCAGACCGGCTGTTCACGTTTTGGAGGCAGTCCGGATCTGCCAGCAGGTATGGAGTGGCCGCGCAGTCAAGGCGGCGAATGGATGACATTGGTCGCCCAGCTCAACCTGTCACAGATCACGGCAGAGATCAAGGACTCAGCTCATGGCGCAATTCCTGGATCGCTGCTTCCTGTGCAGGGTATGCTGTACTTTTTCGTAGGTAAAGACGAGCCTGCCTATAACATCGAACATCGTGTACTGTACTGGTCAGGAACGGATACTTCGCTGTTGTCCTGTTATGAGCCGGACAGTCTGACGATTCTGGAAGAAGAAGCAGAGGAGCCGTTTTTACCTTACCAGGTGCATGCACAGGCTAGAGTCGAATTTCCGAATTACGGATATAGTGAAGTCTATAATCTGGATGATGAAGAGATTACAGAAGAAACCGCAGAAAACTATCTGCTGCTCACCGAAGAGATGGGCTGGGAACCTGAACATGTGATCGGCAAAATGCTCGGCTACGGTGATGGACAGCATGGAGATCACGAGTTCGTCGCGGCATCGTATTTGCATACCGGGAAGCATACGTATAATCAGGAAAAAGACAAAAAGCGCATGATTCAGCACTTTGGTGGAGATGAACAGAAGGTGGATCAGGAGATTGATGAGATGCTGATGCTGCTTGAGGTGGACAGTGACCGGGATATTGGATTCCTCTGGTGGGATGCAGGATGTATTCATTTTTTCATTCGCAAGGAGGATCTGCTGGCAGGGAATTTTGAACGAACGTATTGTTCGATTTACTCTAGTTAA